TAAGTCATGTCCCATAATTCTGACCATGAAAAGGTCACATGACTGCAAGCTGCAAAGAGCGTGGCTATCAGTTAGTCGGTAGGGAGCAGCGTAAAGaccttaaaaaattttaaatggaGAAAATTTGGAAACGAGGAAAAAAAGTGgcggggtgggggaggggaagTAGGAGGTctggaaagaaagagagagTCCTTCTCTGTTTGATTTTGTGTTATGTGGCGACAtgtattaaattaaaaaaatgtacgTTTGCTTTTTTCGTCAATAGAAAGGTAAACGAAGCTCAGGCTACCGCAGACACGAGGCCGAAAAGGGTTTTCACTTTTTGCTGGTAAGAGGATTGTAATCAGGGAatgatttctgttttttttcatcttttcttagGGGGTACCATCGCCATGAAGGTTGCACCAAGAACCCTCAGAGGATAAAACAAGTGTTCAAGAGGCCAGGTATGTCTGACGTCAAAACAGATTATCAACATGCCTACACGCTTCATGAAGGTTCCAAACCACGTAATCCAAGGAAACCGCTGCCTCGACTAAGAAACCCCAATCCTCCTCCGATGGATTTTAGGACAGTGCAGAGACTGGATTTCATTGAGCGAAAGCCAGAACCTCAAGGACTGTGTAAGGTATGAGACTAGTGATAAACTGTTTTGAGGTCAATGTGAGCATTGATCATGGTCTTCATAGATGACTTCGATGACTATCCCCCGTTGAGGTATACATCTAGCACACGGTACCAACCCggagggggatagttgtttatTAAGTATTTACTTATAATGCAGTTATAGAGAAATGgataagtatttttttttgtaaataaaaaactCTTCATTTACGTTTTAACTGACAGTGCCTTGCCATTTCAGCAAGAAGATAATTTTTTACGTACTTGTAAACCCTGACACAGGCCAATTTTCGTGGCTGTCTTGGTATTTGTTGGTATAGCTGctttatttattgttaaaaaaaatctttcttccgaaacgagacgccatcttgactCACCTTTCTAAATTGCATCACTATTAAACTCTGTATGGTATTCCAAGCCAATCAAAGCGCGAGAATTGCTATCCACCGATTTGGAAAATGGTGATGTGACAGATGTATATAATTGCTTCTGAAACCAGCATTGCTTTGTAGGTGTCTAAGTTTTTTGTTGCTGGgtgaaatcaaattttgtgAGGATGACTAGTTAGTTGAGTCATGTAAAAGGTTGAAATTTTAGGGAATTACGGTAACCTAATTCCATAGTGACTGCCCATCTAAAATAGGACTGTAGAATCCTGACTCGGCTTTATATACTACAAAATATGTTGTTTTAATATCTGGACTTTGCTATTATTTCCACAGTTTGTGGAAGATTATAAAAAACCAGAAGAGAAAATTGAAGGAAAGACGGTTTATGCTCGAGACTTTATCGACAGGGGACCATCCACTGTGGTAAAAATAAAACGGCCTCagacagttacacaaaataAGGGCCTCAAATTCCAGTCGGCGACAACACATAGCGAAACGTTTACTGCAAAAGTGCCCAGCCCAAACGCACCATTCGGTGAGCTACCCTGCTATACGGGGGCCATTCTTTATCCTGAAAAAGACCGCAAACATGACGTTAAAACATGGAACCAAGACGTGTACCGTGGCAAGTTCGCAGCCAGACCGGAGGCATTTAAACCGAAGCAATCTCAGGTGACCATTGGTATTGAAGGAGATCACTTTTTACGGACAGTCCATAAAGACGAATTTAAGACCCCCGGAAGTGACGCAAGACCCGAAGCAAAGGTTCGCCAACCGACATTGAAGACCGAGAAGCGTGCGAAATTCCGAGACGACACTCAAGCGAAGAGTGACTTCCCAGGTTTTGGCGGGAAGATGCCCTTACCGCCAAAACCCATTTCACCTCCCCCTGCGACACTCCGATTGGCTATGAACAATTCTCAGGATTTTGAGACAACCAATAAGAAGTTTTACAAGATCACGTGGGACCCAAGCAAGATCGAACGCACCAAAATTTTGAAGCCCGACGATGGAGAATACGCTGCGCCAGATAAGAAATTCGCCACCACAACAATCACTAAAGAAGATTTTAAACAGAAAGAGCCGGTCAAAGTGACAAAGATAAGACCCCCTTCGAAGATTGCGCCAAGCAAGGCAAAGTTTTTTGACGAAACCGCTTATAACGCGCAATTTAAAGCTCATGGGACAGTCCCCTATATTCGATACGGGGATTTTCACGAGACCAGCTTTTACCAGAAGCCTGCCGTAAAATTCCATCAAGACGGATCCGTTACCAATCAAGACTTCAAAGGCGCCGAATGTGGACGTCCGCGAACGTGCATGAAACCAGAGGAGAAGTTCCAGAGGGGAAACGAAAAGATATCGGGTTTGACAGCGTACACGGAGGCCTACAGTCGGAAGGAGCTTCCTGATTGCTCGTATCTTAAATGGAGATCAAACCAGTTAGCCAAAAAGGCTTTAGCCACAGTTTGATGAAGTTTTATAATaagattttttaatgaaaattgcGTAATGATCGCACAAGGAAATTTTCAGAGACATCGCTAGGTTTTGACGTTGAAATTACTGGGACCGGTCGGATTACTAAATGTATGAATTGAGTTGACGTTGCTCGGATGATACCAGAAATCGTAGAGTAGAAAGCTGGACCCGGTCTCCATGAATTAGACTGAcaataatgatttttttcttcaagattGGGTCTTCAACCTACCTCTTCACCAGGTTCCTTGCCGCGTTTACCAAACGAGCAAAGATTTGGGAAactattattattcttattatttcgGGAATTTTGATTCAAGGAATAAATGGCGCGTTTTAATTAGAAGGCGCAAAGGAAATCAGCCGTTTCTGAACTATTTTCGAAGCGGAGAGATTTCGTTTCATTTTACACAACAAAATACACAAGGCTCTGAGTTTCTTGCCAGCGCACCTCCGAGCAAGCTCTTGACTTTGAAGATGGAGGCGGGAAAGGGATAGCTGAGTCAATTGCTTTCTTGCTGGTTACTTGGCAACCTCAATGTATTGTCGCTGCAGACATTTTGAACACCACAAGGGCCATTTGGGAACTTAAGCAACCACTGACAACGACGGCGCAAAAACGTCACTTtagaaaagtgaatttgcgctgttTGTAACTGACTACATTATTCTTACTCCATCTCGTTCTTTTATGAAATTTTAGCGACTTTTTTGGAGTTAAATCCTAAAGGACTGTAGCTAAggccagaaaaagaaagaggagaTCGTTGACGTGAGTCCAGGTTTTCCgcaaaacgcgaaattaggaaGTTTTAAGTTGTAGTTGTGTATCATCGGCGAAGGAGTATCCAAACAAGGGTGATGCTcttgcagagttgttgttttgctaatttaaaTCCATTTCTCTTTTCCAGTTCTCGTAGTCGTTGTTTAAGCTCTTTAAGTTCTTAATTTCTTAATTCCtatattctgttttctttttttcatttttaattaatttatttattgatttattgtttTTCAACTTATTTTAGTGTTCCCACTGAGTGGTTGTACTCCGCTTTTATAGTTTTGACACTTTTACaaaaggtatcatcatcatcagctcCCTATTAAGTCAGAGTTGGTCACTTTCAAAAACCCAGATCCTTCCTCAACCGAACGTACGTTCACTGGTCCAAGATCGATGTGTCTCGCGCGGTATCTGGTTACTTCTCGGCTGCCCATAAGTAGAGCAGAAAATTTGAGTGTAAAACAACTCGATAAAAAACATAATGAACTTTTTCTGACAAAATGtgtatatttaattttttttttttaccaaaatacATTAACTAAACGGTTTCCGCGTAAAATAACTTACATGTTAAATAAAACTTGACCTAATTGTGTTAACAAGCTGTCATCTTTCATTCCGACATAAATCTCATACAAATACTCAACCACGATGGCGACTTA
The sequence above is a segment of the Porites lutea chromosome 3, jaPorLute2.1, whole genome shotgun sequence genome. Coding sequences within it:
- the LOC140931089 gene encoding uncharacterized protein, yielding MALRRQYTAETENLLQEKGLKCVCELCDCGGYHRHEGCTKNPQRIKQVFKRPGMSDVKTDYQHAYTLHEGSKPRNPRKPLPRLRNPNPPPMDFRTVQRLDFIERKPEPQGLCKFVEDYKKPEEKIEGKTVYARDFIDRGPSTVVKIKRPQTVTQNKGLKFQSATTHSETFTAKVPSPNAPFGELPCYTGAILYPEKDRKHDVKTWNQDVYRGKFAARPEAFKPKQSQVTIGIEGDHFLRTVHKDEFKTPGSDARPEAKVRQPTLKTEKRAKFRDDTQAKSDFPGFGGKMPLPPKPISPPPATLRLAMNNSQDFETTNKKFYKITWDPSKIERTKILKPDDGEYAAPDKKFATTTITKEDFKQKEPVKVTKIRPPSKIAPSKAKFFDETAYNAQFKAHGTVPYIRYGDFHETSFYQKPAVKFHQDGSVTNQDFKGAECGRPRTCMKPEEKFQRGNEKISGLTAYTEAYSRKELPDCSYLKWRSNQLAKKALATV